The Anaerolineae bacterium genome contains a region encoding:
- a CDS encoding acetyl ornithine aminotransferase family protein: MLANQITKNKVSPERIITDLPGPKAQALLARDAKVVSPSYPRDYPFVMDHGRGAEAWDVDGNRFIDFAAGIAVASTGHAHPQVVQAIKNAADKFVHISSDYYHELQVKLGEKMNDIAPMAEPAMSFFTNSGTESVEGAIKLARLVTGRQRFIGFLGGFHGRTMGSLAFTASKYTQQDGFFPTMPGVTHVPYPNNYRPILAGNDQGEAVLNYIENVLFQSNVPPAEVAGILIEPILGEGGYIVPPDSFLPGLRDLCDRYEILLIADEVQSGIGRTGQMFAIEHWGVQPDIITTAKGIASGMPIGTVTARKSLMEQWPRGAHGNTYGGNPLCCAAALATIDLVENEYKDNAARVGQYLLNKMKDLAGRYPMIGDVRGKGLMIGMEFVTDPAGKKPAAKFVANLIHEAFYNGLLLLPCGVSTIRFMPPLMLSQDLADEGVEIMEESLKAVSGRHK; this comes from the coding sequence ATGTTAGCAAATCAAATTACCAAAAATAAAGTCAGCCCAGAACGCATAATCACCGACCTGCCCGGCCCCAAAGCGCAAGCTTTGCTGGCTCGAGACGCCAAGGTGGTTTCGCCCTCCTACCCCCGCGACTATCCTTTTGTGATGGACCACGGCCGCGGCGCGGAAGCGTGGGACGTGGACGGGAATCGTTTTATTGATTTTGCCGCCGGCATTGCCGTGGCCTCCACCGGCCACGCCCATCCCCAGGTGGTGCAGGCCATCAAAAACGCCGCCGATAAATTTGTGCACATTTCGTCGGATTATTATCACGAGCTACAGGTTAAACTGGGCGAAAAAATGAACGACATCGCCCCCATGGCCGAGCCGGCTATGTCGTTTTTCACCAACTCCGGCACCGAGAGCGTGGAAGGGGCCATCAAATTGGCCCGCCTGGTCACCGGGCGGCAGCGGTTCATTGGTTTTTTGGGGGGGTTTCACGGCCGCACCATGGGCTCGCTGGCTTTTACGGCCAGCAAATACACCCAGCAGGACGGCTTTTTCCCCACCATGCCGGGCGTGACCCACGTACCCTACCCCAACAACTATCGGCCCATTTTAGCCGGCAACGACCAGGGCGAAGCGGTGCTGAATTATATTGAAAACGTGTTGTTCCAAAGTAATGTGCCGCCGGCCGAAGTAGCCGGAATTCTGATTGAACCCATTTTGGGCGAGGGCGGCTACATTGTGCCCCCGGATTCATTTTTGCCCGGCCTGCGCGACCTGTGCGACCGTTACGAGATTTTACTGATTGCCGACGAAGTGCAGAGCGGCATTGGTCGCACCGGCCAAATGTTTGCCATAGAGCATTGGGGCGTGCAGCCGGATATTATCACCACGGCCAAAGGGATTGCCTCGGGCATGCCCATTGGCACGGTTACGGCGCGGAAGTCGTTGATGGAGCAGTGGCCGCGCGGCGCGCACGGCAATACTTACGGCGGCAATCCCCTTTGCTGCGCCGCCGCCCTGGCCACCATTGACCTGGTGGAAAACGAGTATAAAGATAACGCCGCCAGAGTGGGTCAATATTTGTTAAATAAGATGAAAGACCTGGCCGGCCGCTATCCCATGATTGGCGATGTGCGCGGCAAGGGTTTGATGATTGGCATGGAATTTGTCACAGACCCGGCCGGCAAAAAACCGGCGGCCAAGTTTGTGGCCAACCTGATCCACGAGGCGTTCTACAACGGCCTACTGCTGCTGCCTTGCGGCGTCAGCACCATCCGGTTTATGCCTCCCCTGATGTTAAGCCAGGATTTGGCCGACGAGGGCGTGGAAATTATGGAAGAGTCCCTTAAGGCTGTTTCCGGGCGACACAAATAA
- a CDS encoding RraA family protein, which yields GCDDDGIVVVPLEVAGEVAIHARAILLADMRARRKHYENLNKQPDSTVDFAAVEQYYAQFE from the coding sequence GGCTGCGACGACGACGGCATTGTGGTGGTGCCGCTTGAAGTGGCCGGGGAAGTGGCGATCCACGCCCGGGCCATCCTGCTGGCCGACATGCGGGCGCGGCGGAAACATTATGAAAACCTTAACAAGCAGCCCGACTCGACGGTTGATTTTGCAGCGGTGGAACAATACTATGCTCAATTTGAGTAG
- a CDS encoding flavodoxin domain-containing protein: protein MGKVLVLYYSETGRTKAMAQLVAEGAAMVAGIDVSLKSVTEATVDDLFWCDGIAVGAPTHLGSVPWEMKKWWDGLVKPAWQKVDGKFGCAFSSAGGLGGGPELACLALLTILMNYGFLVFGVTDYVAPLRTLHYGAALPGRPKDPSEKDICQRLGLRLAEWVAYYVDGKQEAHPSRAGYGRI from the coding sequence ATGGGCAAAGTGTTAGTGTTGTACTATTCGGAAACAGGGCGCACCAAAGCCATGGCTCAATTGGTGGCAGAAGGAGCGGCCATGGTGGCAGGGATAGACGTTAGCTTAAAAAGCGTAACTGAAGCAACGGTAGATGATTTATTTTGGTGTGACGGCATTGCCGTGGGCGCGCCGACGCATCTGGGTTCTGTGCCCTGGGAAATGAAAAAGTGGTGGGATGGGTTGGTAAAACCCGCCTGGCAAAAAGTGGATGGCAAATTTGGCTGCGCCTTTTCTTCAGCCGGTGGGCTGGGCGGCGGGCCGGAACTGGCCTGCCTGGCCCTGCTGACCATTTTGATGAATTATGGTTTCCTTGTTTTTGGCGTCACCGATTATGTGGCTCCGCTCCGCACGTTGCACTACGGCGCGGCCCTGCCGGGCCGGCCCAAAGACCCCAGCGAAAAGGATATTTGCCAACGCCTGGGCTTGAGGCTGGCCGAGTGGGTGGCCTATTATGTTGACGGCAAACAGGAAGCGCATCCCTCCCGCGCGGGGTATGGCAGAATTTGA
- the htpG gene encoding molecular chaperone HtpG, translated as MAKKKSNKQTQTAPAPIEFQAEIQKVLDILIHSLYTNREIFLRELLSNALDALHRIQFEMLTNRDVLDEGAELAVYLETDEKNRTLTIRDTGIGMTQEEMVENLGTIAHSGAQQFLQAMEKAGQKGQPLTTDIIGQFGVGFYSVFMVADEVTVTSRSYRPEAEAAVWQSSGQGTYTVGPAEKAARGTTIVIKLKEDAKEFAQVYRVRQIVKTHSDFGAFPIYVKEQKPPAEGEAEGKTEFVQANQQTALWRQSPREVDEEKYKSFYHQLTLDFGDPLLRLHTSADAPVQFYALLFVPSKRDYRIFGVKEDYGLKLYSRKILIQENFKELLPKYLRFVEGVVDSEDLPLNVSRETIQSTPLLEKIKSVLVRRIAGELATLAEEKPDTYRTFWQEFGGFIKEGIATEPDSHGKFVDLLRFQSSRGQSKDELISLAQYAERMQKDQSEIYYILGDDYDVISRSPHLEYFKKHNLEVLYLTDPMDSFMLVGLREYNGKPLKNVDDAGLDLPEEEKTGEEKKEDAIPPDQFEALVSRFKEVLGDRVEDVQESKILTDSPCRLVNPAGAMNTGMQRVQRLLDKDYQIPKKILEINRKSGLIQNISARLAANAEDELLNPLIEQLFESALVVEGIHPNPAEMVPRIQQLMEAAARVK; from the coding sequence ATGGCCAAGAAAAAAAGCAACAAACAAACTCAAACGGCTCCGGCCCCCATTGAATTTCAGGCCGAAATTCAAAAGGTGCTGGACATTCTTATTCATTCCCTCTATACCAACCGCGAAATCTTCTTGCGCGAGTTGCTTTCTAACGCGCTCGATGCGCTGCACCGTATTCAGTTTGAAATGCTCACCAATCGTGACGTACTGGATGAAGGCGCAGAACTGGCCGTTTATCTGGAAACGGACGAGAAGAATCGCACCCTAACCATCCGCGATACGGGCATTGGTATGACCCAGGAAGAAATGGTGGAAAACCTGGGCACAATTGCTCATTCCGGGGCGCAGCAGTTTTTGCAGGCTATGGAAAAAGCCGGCCAAAAAGGCCAGCCCCTTACCACCGACATTATCGGCCAGTTTGGGGTGGGCTTTTATTCCGTGTTTATGGTGGCCGACGAAGTGACCGTCACCTCTCGCTCATACCGGCCCGAGGCCGAGGCCGCCGTGTGGCAATCAAGCGGCCAGGGCACCTATACCGTTGGCCCGGCGGAAAAGGCCGCCCGGGGCACCACCATTGTGATCAAACTCAAAGAAGACGCCAAAGAGTTTGCCCAGGTCTATCGCGTCCGGCAGATCGTCAAAACCCACTCTGATTTTGGGGCCTTCCCCATTTACGTTAAAGAGCAAAAACCGCCCGCCGAGGGTGAAGCCGAAGGCAAAACCGAATTTGTCCAGGCCAACCAACAAACGGCCCTCTGGCGACAATCGCCCCGCGAAGTGGATGAAGAAAAGTACAAATCCTTTTATCACCAACTCACCCTTGATTTTGGCGACCCGCTGCTGCGGCTGCACACTTCGGCGGACGCGCCGGTGCAGTTTTACGCCTTGCTCTTTGTGCCGTCCAAAAGAGATTACCGGATTTTTGGCGTCAAAGAGGATTATGGCCTTAAGCTTTATTCTCGAAAGATTCTCATTCAGGAAAACTTCAAAGAACTGCTGCCCAAATACCTGCGTTTTGTTGAAGGCGTGGTAGATTCGGAAGACCTACCCCTGAACGTGTCCCGCGAAACCATCCAGTCCACGCCCTTGCTGGAAAAAATCAAGAGCGTGCTGGTGCGCCGCATTGCCGGCGAGTTGGCCACGCTGGCCGAGGAAAAACCGGACACGTACCGTACCTTTTGGCAGGAGTTCGGCGGTTTCATTAAAGAAGGCATTGCCACCGAGCCGGATAGCCACGGCAAATTTGTGGACCTGCTCCGTTTCCAATCCAGCCGGGGCCAAAGCAAAGACGAGTTGATCTCTTTGGCTCAATATGCTGAGCGCATGCAGAAAGATCAGAGCGAAATCTATTATATTTTGGGCGACGATTACGACGTGATCTCGCGCAGCCCGCACCTGGAGTACTTCAAAAAACACAATCTGGAGGTGTTGTATCTGACCGATCCCATGGACAGCTTTATGCTGGTTGGCTTGCGGGAGTATAACGGCAAACCGCTCAAGAATGTAGACGATGCCGGATTGGATTTGCCGGAAGAGGAAAAAACCGGCGAAGAAAAGAAGGAAGACGCCATCCCGCCTGACCAGTTTGAGGCGCTGGTAAGCCGGTTTAAGGAGGTGTTGGGCGACCGCGTGGAGGACGTGCAGGAGAGCAAAATTTTAACCGACAGTCCCTGTCGGCTGGTCAATCCGGCCGGGGCAATGAATACCGGCATGCAGCGGGTGCAGCGTTTGTTGGACAAGGATTATCAAATTCCCAAGAAGATTTTGGAGATCAACCGCAAGAGCGGGTTGATCCAGAACATCTCCGCCCGCCTGGCAGCCAACGCCGAAGACGAGCTGCTAAATCCCTTGATCGAGCAGTTGTTTGAAAGCGCCCTGGTGGTAGAAGGCATTCACCCCAACCCGGCTGAGATGGTTCCCCGCATTCAGCAATTGATGGAAGCGGCAGCAAGGGTAAAGTGA